One window of the Actinomyces procaprae genome contains the following:
- the gdhA gene encoding NADP-specific glutamate dehydrogenase gives MQDVVEKVYEQVVARNRGEAEFHQAVREVLESLGPVISKHPHYAEDGLLERIVEPERQIMFRVPWVDDAGAVHVNRGFRIEFNSALGPYKGGLRFHPSVNAGIIKFLGFEQIFKNALTGQGIGGGKGGSDFDPHGRSDAEVMRFCQSFMTELSRHIGPNTDVPAGDIGVGGREIGYLFGQYKRLRNSYDAGVLTGKGLAWGGSLARTEATGYGTVLFAQSMLATKGDSLEGKKIAVSGAGNVAIYAIEKAQQLGAKPITFSDSSGYVVDEAGVDLELLKQVKEVERGRVADYVSRRPGARLVTEGRPWDVPVDVALPCATQNELDADSAASLLRNGCAVVAEGANMPCTPEAIEAFQAAGILYAPGKASNAGGVATSALEMEQNAGRTRWDFATAEAKLTGIMADIHDSCVEAAETYGRPGDYVLGANAAGFTRVADVMIAHGIV, from the coding sequence ATGCAGGACGTTGTCGAGAAGGTTTATGAACAAGTCGTGGCCCGCAACCGTGGGGAGGCCGAGTTCCACCAGGCCGTCCGCGAGGTGCTGGAGTCGCTCGGCCCCGTCATCAGCAAGCACCCCCACTACGCTGAGGACGGGCTCCTGGAGCGCATTGTGGAGCCGGAGCGTCAGATCATGTTCCGCGTCCCGTGGGTGGACGACGCCGGCGCGGTCCACGTCAACCGCGGCTTCCGCATCGAGTTCAACTCCGCACTCGGCCCCTACAAGGGCGGCCTGCGGTTCCACCCGAGCGTCAACGCCGGCATCATCAAGTTCCTCGGCTTTGAGCAGATCTTCAAGAACGCGCTGACCGGCCAGGGCATCGGCGGCGGCAAGGGCGGCTCCGACTTCGACCCGCACGGCCGCTCCGACGCCGAGGTCATGCGCTTCTGCCAGTCCTTCATGACCGAGCTCTCCCGCCACATCGGCCCCAACACGGACGTACCCGCCGGTGACATCGGCGTCGGCGGCCGCGAGATCGGTTACCTGTTCGGCCAGTACAAGCGCCTGCGCAACTCCTACGACGCCGGCGTTCTGACCGGTAAGGGCCTGGCCTGGGGCGGCTCGCTGGCCCGCACCGAGGCCACCGGGTACGGGACGGTCCTGTTCGCCCAGTCCATGCTGGCCACCAAGGGCGACTCCCTGGAGGGCAAGAAGATCGCCGTCTCCGGTGCCGGAAACGTCGCGATCTACGCCATCGAGAAGGCCCAGCAGCTGGGCGCCAAGCCCATCACCTTCTCCGACTCCTCCGGCTACGTGGTCGATGAGGCCGGCGTGGACCTCGAGCTGCTCAAGCAGGTCAAGGAGGTCGAGCGCGGCCGCGTGGCCGACTACGTCTCCCGCCGCCCCGGCGCCCGCCTGGTCACCGAGGGCCGTCCCTGGGACGTCCCGGTGGACGTCGCCCTGCCCTGCGCCACCCAGAACGAGCTCGACGCCGACTCCGCCGCCTCCCTGCTGCGCAACGGCTGCGCCGTCGTCGCCGAGGGTGCCAACATGCCCTGCACCCCGGAGGCCATTGAGGCCTTCCAGGCCGCCGGTATCCTCTACGCCCCCGGCAAGGCCTCCAACGCGGGCGGTGTGGCCACCTCCGCACTGGAGATGGAGCAGAACGCCGGCCGCACCCGCTGGGACTTCGCCACCGCCGAGGCCAAGCTCACCGGCATCATGGCCGATATCCACGACTCCTGCGTCGAGGCCGCTGAGACCTACGGCCGCCCCGGTGACTACGTCCTGGGTGCCAACGCCGCCGGCTTCACTCGCGTCGCCGACGTCATGATCGCGCACGGCATCGTCTGA
- a CDS encoding bifunctional metallophosphatase/5'-nucleotidase, which translates to MRPRHLVRASVSMTALALAVIASAAGTPHANLIAVTPISGPVVVAAPAVGAPAATAADESAAATINLLGISDLGGHIERVSTRSEGVELVSEPGAVALACEVAAARASDPDTLLVSTGDNVGGSAYISSVLDDQPTIDVLDAIGLDVTAAGNHEFDRGVGDLASRLLGAVDAPVLAANVTGNDALSAEGDGDGVWITEVDGVRVGFVGAVTDSLPRLVAGPALEAVEVADLVDTVNARAAALKDGVAANGEADVVVVLAHDDAAVRAPELNGSVDAVFGGHSHDVHAATVKGKDGNRIAVVQPGQHGELLGNITLSVDRDSRAVSIVEAKNIDLDASPCATDAYGVQDIVDQAARDSQAAGARVLTTLSTGFYRGTNDGSDPGANRSTESTASNLIADSYRAWLTGAIRPDGDHYVGLMNPGGVRSDFLRGELTEGEAYAVQPFGNEMGYATYTGAQLKAVLSQQWQPEASRSLLMLGVSANVRVFVDQEAADELEEHWRRISAGTQSAEELDAAIDAARARVIRSVYVDDTELADDAEVVVASNSFLLSGGDGFTVLRQATPAGTGVLDRDVTAEYLQDGGSAAVDLVKRQVGVDLDVAGGTARVRFTGLSFTAASEQAAPGAAEEITATVGLADGGTQQLASGAVDAAITPALPQTGTATLNIALPADVATSTCPASGDGGGVSAAATCAVVSFTLIAHDGTTSGLNLQAFVPVSAATAQSSAVGPTVSEGAIVNPDEDSVLAETGMLSVLGSCEVMAAAVFAAAGLACYRLVRRGRSEQARAVPSGR; encoded by the coding sequence ATGAGGCCGCGTCACCTGGTCCGGGCGTCCGTCTCCATGACGGCCCTTGCCCTTGCAGTCATCGCCTCCGCAGCGGGAACTCCGCACGCCAACCTGATTGCCGTAACGCCGATCAGCGGCCCGGTAGTCGTAGCCGCCCCCGCCGTCGGCGCCCCCGCAGCCACCGCCGCCGACGAGAGCGCGGCCGCGACGATCAACCTGCTGGGAATCTCCGACCTCGGCGGGCACATCGAGCGGGTGTCCACGCGCAGTGAGGGAGTCGAGCTGGTGTCCGAGCCGGGCGCCGTCGCCCTGGCCTGCGAGGTCGCGGCGGCACGCGCATCCGATCCGGACACCCTGCTGGTCTCCACCGGCGACAACGTGGGCGGCTCGGCATACATCTCCTCGGTCCTGGACGATCAGCCGACCATCGACGTGCTGGACGCCATCGGTCTGGACGTCACCGCCGCCGGGAATCACGAGTTCGACCGCGGCGTCGGCGACCTCGCCTCCCGCCTGCTGGGCGCCGTCGACGCCCCGGTTCTGGCGGCCAACGTCACCGGGAATGACGCCCTGAGCGCCGAGGGCGACGGCGACGGCGTCTGGATCACGGAGGTCGACGGGGTCAGGGTCGGCTTCGTGGGCGCTGTCACCGACTCCCTGCCCCGCCTAGTGGCGGGCCCGGCGCTGGAGGCAGTGGAGGTCGCCGACCTCGTGGACACCGTCAACGCCCGGGCCGCCGCTCTCAAGGACGGCGTTGCCGCCAACGGAGAGGCCGACGTCGTGGTCGTCCTGGCGCACGATGACGCCGCCGTGCGCGCCCCTGAGCTCAACGGCTCCGTTGATGCGGTCTTCGGCGGCCACAGCCATGACGTACACGCCGCCACCGTCAAGGGGAAGGACGGGAACCGCATCGCCGTCGTCCAGCCGGGCCAGCACGGCGAGCTGCTGGGCAATATCACCCTGTCGGTCGACCGTGACAGCCGGGCGGTGAGCATCGTGGAGGCCAAGAACATAGACCTGGACGCATCCCCATGCGCCACCGACGCATACGGCGTACAGGACATCGTCGACCAGGCGGCCCGCGACTCCCAAGCCGCAGGCGCTCGCGTCCTGACCACCCTGAGCACCGGCTTCTACCGCGGCACCAACGACGGCTCGGATCCCGGCGCCAACCGCTCCACCGAGTCCACCGCCTCCAACCTGATCGCGGACTCCTATCGCGCCTGGCTCACCGGCGCGATCCGGCCCGACGGCGACCACTACGTCGGGCTGATGAACCCCGGCGGCGTGCGCTCGGACTTCCTGCGCGGCGAGCTCACCGAGGGGGAGGCCTACGCCGTGCAGCCCTTCGGCAACGAGATGGGCTACGCCACCTACACCGGTGCGCAGCTCAAGGCCGTGCTCTCCCAGCAGTGGCAGCCCGAGGCCTCCCGGTCGCTGCTCATGCTCGGTGTCTCCGCCAATGTGCGGGTGTTCGTAGACCAGGAAGCCGCCGATGAGCTGGAGGAGCACTGGCGCCGAATCTCCGCAGGCACGCAGTCCGCCGAGGAGCTGGACGCCGCCATCGACGCCGCGCGTGCCCGTGTGATCCGCTCCGTGTACGTCGATGACACCGAGCTGGCCGATGACGCCGAAGTCGTGGTGGCCTCGAACTCCTTCCTGCTGTCCGGCGGCGACGGGTTCACCGTGCTGCGCCAGGCCACTCCGGCCGGCACCGGCGTCCTCGACCGCGACGTCACCGCCGAGTACTTGCAGGATGGGGGTTCCGCAGCGGTGGACCTGGTCAAGCGCCAGGTCGGCGTCGATCTGGATGTCGCGGGCGGCACCGCAAGGGTTCGGTTCACCGGTCTGAGCTTCACCGCGGCCTCCGAACAGGCGGCTCCCGGGGCGGCGGAGGAGATCACCGCCACGGTGGGGCTCGCGGACGGTGGCACCCAGCAGCTCGCCAGCGGCGCCGTGGACGCCGCCATAACCCCCGCGCTGCCGCAGACCGGAACCGCAACCCTGAACATCGCGCTGCCGGCCGATGTCGCCACCTCAACCTGCCCGGCGAGTGGCGACGGCGGCGGCGTCTCGGCGGCGGCGACCTGCGCCGTCGTCTCATTCACGCTGATTGCCCATGACGGAACCACCAGTGGCCTGAACCTGCAGGCCTTCGTGCCGGTGAGCGCGGCCACTGCGCAGTCCAGTGCGGTGGGGCCGACGGTGAGCGAAGGGGCGATCGTCAACCCGGATGAGGACTCCGTGCTGGCCGAGACGGGGATGCTGTCCGTCCTCGGCTCCTGCGAGGTGATGGCTGCGGCGGTGTTCGCCGCAGCCGGGCTGGCCTGCTATCGACTCGTGCGCCGCGGGCGGTCAGAGCAGGCGCGTGCCGTACCGTCGGGCAGGTGA
- a CDS encoding sterol carrier family protein, whose translation MRRRIDPAAGAQAVRRWAADADAGQRPDRTDTATAVRFLLEELAACAPGRAVEVRVPPFGVTQAVSGTVHRRGTPPSVVETDAATWLSLATGRLDWRQALDSGALHASGERCDLSAYLPLLRA comes from the coding sequence GTGAGACGACGTATTGATCCTGCCGCCGGCGCCCAGGCTGTGCGCCGCTGGGCGGCCGACGCCGATGCGGGCCAGCGCCCGGACCGTACCGATACCGCGACCGCGGTGCGTTTTCTGCTGGAGGAGCTGGCGGCTTGCGCCCCCGGGCGTGCCGTGGAGGTGCGGGTGCCGCCCTTCGGTGTGACTCAGGCGGTTTCCGGCACGGTTCACCGCCGCGGTACTCCGCCGAGCGTGGTGGAGACCGACGCCGCCACGTGGCTGAGCCTGGCCACCGGGCGTCTCGACTGGCGGCAGGCTCTAGACTCCGGGGCGCTGCATGCCTCCGGCGAGAGGTGTGACCTGTCCGCCTACCTGCCGCTGCTGCGCGCCTGA
- a CDS encoding DeoR/GlpR family DNA-binding transcription regulator has product MNAEQRQQDIVDAVAREGRVSVADLAGRYGVTVETIRRDLTALDRTGALRKVHGGAVPATVLALPETAVAERELLGASAKQAIAAAAVDALDLRSGTALLLDAGTTVGCLARVLPEGLGLRVITDSVLTAAVLAGRGDLTVRMLGGQVRGITQAAVGPEALEALAALRVSVAVMGTNGLTAEHGLSTPDPDEAAVKRAMVRAARRVVVLADSTKIGQEHLVSFADLDDVDVLVTDAALPSPLAAQLADTGTEVLLA; this is encoded by the coding sequence ATGAACGCCGAGCAGCGTCAGCAGGACATCGTCGATGCCGTTGCGCGTGAGGGGCGCGTATCCGTAGCCGACCTCGCCGGGCGCTACGGCGTGACCGTGGAAACCATACGTCGCGACCTGACCGCCCTCGACCGCACCGGAGCCCTGCGTAAGGTCCACGGCGGCGCGGTTCCCGCCACTGTCCTCGCCCTGCCGGAGACGGCCGTTGCCGAACGCGAACTACTCGGTGCCAGTGCCAAGCAGGCGATAGCCGCCGCCGCTGTTGACGCCCTTGATCTGCGCTCCGGCACCGCCTTGCTGCTGGACGCCGGCACCACCGTCGGCTGCCTCGCCCGCGTCCTGCCCGAAGGCCTGGGTCTGCGCGTCATCACGGATTCCGTACTTACGGCTGCCGTACTCGCCGGCCGCGGGGACCTGACCGTGCGCATGCTCGGCGGCCAGGTGCGCGGCATCACCCAGGCCGCAGTCGGCCCCGAGGCCCTGGAGGCGCTGGCGGCCCTGCGGGTGAGTGTGGCCGTCATGGGCACCAACGGCCTGACCGCCGAGCACGGCCTGTCCACCCCTGATCCGGACGAGGCCGCCGTCAAGCGCGCCATGGTTCGTGCCGCCAGGCGCGTCGTGGTTCTGGCCGACTCCACCAAGATCGGCCAGGAGCACCTGGTCTCCTTCGCCGATCTCGACGACGTCGATGTCCTGGTCACCGACGCCGCACTCCCCAGTCCTTTGGCCGCCCAACTCGCCGACACAGGAACCGAGGTACTGCTCGCATGA
- a CDS encoding 1-phosphofructokinase family hexose kinase, producing the protein MIITLTPNPSLDRTVTLAGLLVRGGVNRLQSVTTEPGGKGLNVARVLAGTGQEVTAVLPAPERDPLVAALDGLTEPGLTAQTVDVVGAVRVNTAVTEPDGTTTKLNEPGAVLSSAEVGAVEAALVAAVTVPAADAPDDVPHSWAILSGSLPPGAPTDWYARLVRLLRRHAPGLRIAVDTSDAPLAALAAALPEAAPDLIKPNGEELGQLAGLPAERATALEQGALAGDYAPVAQAARVLVDRGVGAVMATLGGAGAVLVTADGAWRATAPEIPVISTVGAGDSSVAGYILADVRGAEAPERLATAMAYGSAAAGLPGTTLPRPADLPAQAAEVTPL; encoded by the coding sequence ATGATCATCACCCTCACGCCGAATCCGTCGCTCGATCGCACGGTGACGCTCGCCGGACTGCTCGTACGCGGCGGCGTCAACCGGCTGCAGTCGGTCACCACCGAACCGGGCGGCAAGGGCCTCAACGTCGCCCGCGTTCTGGCCGGCACCGGTCAGGAGGTCACTGCCGTGCTGCCGGCCCCAGAGCGCGACCCGCTGGTCGCGGCGCTCGACGGCCTGACCGAGCCCGGCCTGACCGCCCAGACCGTGGATGTGGTAGGCGCCGTCCGCGTCAACACCGCCGTCACCGAGCCGGACGGCACCACCACCAAGCTCAACGAGCCCGGCGCGGTGCTGAGCTCCGCCGAGGTCGGTGCCGTTGAGGCGGCCCTGGTCGCGGCGGTCACCGTGCCCGCCGCGGACGCCCCGGACGACGTCCCCCACTCCTGGGCGATCCTGTCCGGCTCGCTGCCGCCCGGCGCCCCCACCGACTGGTATGCGCGCCTCGTGCGTCTGCTGCGGCGGCACGCCCCGGGGCTGCGCATCGCCGTAGACACCTCCGACGCGCCCCTGGCCGCCCTGGCCGCCGCGTTGCCGGAGGCCGCCCCCGACCTGATCAAGCCCAACGGCGAGGAGCTCGGGCAGCTCGCCGGGCTGCCCGCCGAGCGGGCCACGGCGCTCGAGCAGGGCGCCCTGGCCGGCGACTACGCGCCCGTGGCCCAGGCCGCGCGCGTCCTGGTGGATCGCGGAGTGGGGGCGGTGATGGCCACCCTCGGAGGAGCCGGCGCAGTGCTGGTCACCGCGGACGGCGCCTGGCGGGCCACCGCACCTGAGATCCCGGTCATCTCCACCGTCGGCGCCGGAGACTCCTCCGTAGCCGGCTACATCCTCGCCGACGTGCGCGGAGCCGAGGCCCCGGAGCGCCTGGCCACCGCCATGGCGTACGGCTCCGCGGCCGCCGGCCTGCCCGGAACCACCCTGCCCCGCCCCGCCGACCTGCCCGCGCAGGCCGCCGAAGTCACCCCGCTGTAA
- a CDS encoding PTS fructose transporter subunit IIABC, translating to MSQTTPATTPLIVPELVRLDAAAGSDKQAVINYLADVVAAAGRADTTEGLAADALAREATAPTGIPGGIAIPHCRSPHVLAPSLGFARLTEPVDFGAADGQGADLVFMIAAPAGADDFHLQLLAKLARGLMKSEFTDALRAAATPEDVARLVTAQVQPELLDDGAGAGEPAAAAEGGAADSGAPAGPGRVIVGVSSCPTGIAHTFMAAEALEQAGKERGVTVRIEGQGSGKIDWLDADLIQSADAVIFAHDLPVKGLERFAGKPVIDVGVKAAVNDAGSLVDQALAAIDDPGAKRVAAAAGGEAEGEEEHVHWARRLQRSVMTGVSYMIPFVAAGGLLTALGFLFGGYDIGATAQTIVIGNADEGLAASSLWNLPDLSNPAYAAPHALGGSPLMAYIGAVFALLGTAAMNFLVPALAGYTAFGLAGRPGIAPGFAMGALSVTMGAGFIGGLIGGLLAGYMAAWLAGLNAPRWLRSLMPVVIIPLSTTLVVGSLMYMVLGDPLASLMTWLSDSLTSMAGSGSAVFLGVILGLMMCFDLGGPVNKAAYLFASAGLSAATAASYEIMAAVMAAGMVPPLALALATTVRPGLFTDVERDNGRAAWLLGASFISEGAIPFAAADPLRIIPPSMVGGAVTGALSMALHVGSRAPHGGIFVFFAIDNLLGFFISIIAGMLVTAAGVLILKQARARKLASEVG from the coding sequence ATGTCCCAAACCACCCCAGCGACCACCCCGCTGATCGTGCCCGAGCTCGTCCGCCTGGACGCCGCCGCGGGCTCGGACAAGCAGGCGGTCATCAACTACCTGGCAGACGTCGTCGCCGCCGCCGGCCGCGCCGACACCACCGAGGGACTCGCCGCCGACGCCCTGGCCCGCGAGGCCACCGCCCCCACCGGCATCCCCGGCGGCATCGCCATCCCGCACTGCCGCAGCCCGCACGTGCTCGCCCCCTCGCTCGGCTTCGCCCGCCTGACCGAGCCGGTCGACTTCGGCGCCGCTGACGGCCAGGGAGCCGACCTCGTGTTCATGATCGCCGCGCCCGCCGGCGCCGACGACTTCCACCTGCAGCTGCTGGCCAAGCTCGCCCGCGGGCTGATGAAGTCGGAGTTCACCGACGCCCTGCGCGCCGCGGCCACCCCGGAGGACGTCGCCCGCCTGGTCACCGCGCAGGTCCAGCCCGAGCTGCTCGACGACGGCGCCGGCGCGGGCGAGCCGGCCGCGGCGGCGGAGGGGGGCGCGGCCGACTCGGGCGCGCCCGCAGGCCCGGGCCGCGTCATCGTCGGCGTCTCCTCCTGCCCCACCGGCATCGCCCACACCTTCATGGCCGCCGAGGCGCTCGAGCAGGCCGGCAAGGAGCGTGGCGTGACGGTGCGCATCGAGGGGCAGGGTTCTGGGAAGATCGACTGGCTCGACGCCGACCTGATCCAGTCCGCCGACGCCGTCATCTTCGCCCACGACCTGCCCGTCAAGGGATTGGAGCGCTTCGCCGGGAAGCCCGTGATCGATGTCGGCGTGAAGGCCGCCGTCAACGACGCCGGCTCCCTGGTGGACCAGGCCCTGGCGGCCATCGACGACCCGGGTGCCAAGCGCGTGGCGGCCGCGGCGGGCGGCGAGGCCGAGGGCGAGGAGGAGCACGTGCACTGGGCGCGGCGGCTGCAGCGCTCGGTGATGACCGGCGTCTCCTACATGATCCCCTTCGTTGCCGCCGGTGGTCTGCTCACGGCTCTGGGCTTCCTATTCGGCGGCTACGACATCGGCGCCACCGCCCAGACCATTGTCATCGGTAACGCCGATGAGGGACTCGCGGCCTCCAGCCTGTGGAACCTGCCGGATCTGAGCAACCCGGCCTACGCGGCCCCGCACGCCCTGGGCGGCTCCCCGCTGATGGCCTACATCGGTGCGGTCTTCGCCCTCCTGGGCACCGCGGCCATGAACTTCCTGGTGCCGGCCCTGGCGGGATACACCGCCTTCGGACTGGCCGGACGGCCCGGCATCGCCCCCGGATTCGCCATGGGTGCGCTGTCGGTGACCATGGGCGCCGGTTTCATCGGCGGTCTGATCGGCGGTCTGCTGGCCGGTTACATGGCGGCCTGGCTGGCGGGGCTGAATGCGCCGCGCTGGCTGCGCAGCCTGATGCCGGTGGTAATCATTCCGCTGTCCACCACGCTGGTGGTCGGCTCACTGATGTACATGGTGCTCGGCGACCCGCTCGCCTCCCTGATGACCTGGCTGAGCGATTCACTGACCTCCATGGCCGGGTCCGGCTCCGCCGTTTTCCTGGGCGTCATCCTCGGGCTGATGATGTGCTTCGACCTGGGCGGTCCCGTCAACAAGGCCGCCTACCTGTTCGCCTCCGCCGGTCTGTCCGCGGCCACGGCCGCCTCCTACGAGATCATGGCCGCCGTCATGGCGGCCGGCATGGTTCCGCCGCTGGCACTCGCCCTGGCCACCACCGTGCGGCCGGGACTGTTCACCGACGTCGAGCGGGACAACGGGCGGGCGGCCTGGCTGCTGGGCGCCTCCTTCATCTCCGAGGGCGCCATCCCCTTCGCCGCTGCCGATCCGCTGCGCATCATCCCGCCGTCGATGGTGGGAGGCGCCGTGACCGGGGCCCTGTCCATGGCGCTGCACGTGGGCTCGCGCGCCCCGCACGGCGGCATCTTCGTGTTCTTCGCGATCGACAACCTGCTCGGGTTCTTCATCTCGATCATCGCGGGCATGCTCGTGACGGCCGCGGGCGTGCTGATCCTCAAGCAGGCCCGGGCCCGCAAGCTCGCCTCCGAGGTCGGTTGA
- a CDS encoding bifunctional metallophosphatase/5'-nucleotidase, with amino-acid sequence MPHLYRRLAAFTAALALGALTPALATPVTAAAEPAGTTTTLNILGITDLHGHIETTSDEPGAVTLACEVAAARTRNPSTLLVSNGDNVGGSAYISSVLDDQPTIDVLNAIGLDVTSAGNHEFDKGITDLADRLLPAFSAPVLSANVTGNAALTAEGSGNGAWVTEVDGVRVGFIGVVTEELPSLVSKSALEGLTVLDATATANARARELKDGDAANGEADVVVVLAHEDAAIYGNQFNGAVDAVVAGHTHVPFADVVKSTDGTDIAVVQPDHYGLKLGEITLTVTTAADGTKGVTAATARNLDLAESDCTTDAYGVAGIVAKAKADSEAAGNEVIATLDSNFYRGTNDGTDYGANRSTESTASNLIATSFAAWLAEDIQPATDYAIGLMNPGGVRADYLAGELTAGEAYMVQPFGNEMAYATYTGAEVKQVLAEQFQPTTTRAALMLGVSDNVEVYLDQDAADQLEDYFTQISTAPSEEERNALLTSLADDIADARSRVIDAVYIDGKLLDDAASVTVASNTFLLAGGDNFDTLGGKTMINTGILDRTVTSEYLVRISPATASYDKHQVGTSLAVDGDTVTARFTGLSYSATAEQGVGDAATSIAATVAMADGTTRTLATSDIDQSVTPGLPETGQATLAFTLPDGVATQDCTVDGVSTTCATVSFAVTGADGTTRTLAITAQVTRPVPGETTAPTPTATAGASAGAGPGAAGTPTASPVAPGTSAPHRGSNGGLARTGAPIVLGVLALGLMGGGALLTARRRD; translated from the coding sequence ATGCCACACCTCTACCGCCGCCTGGCCGCCTTCACCGCGGCCCTCGCCCTGGGTGCCCTCACGCCGGCACTCGCCACCCCGGTCACCGCCGCCGCGGAACCCGCCGGCACAACCACCACACTGAACATCCTCGGCATCACCGACCTGCACGGACACATCGAGACCACCAGCGATGAGCCCGGCGCCGTCACCCTGGCCTGCGAGGTCGCCGCCGCCCGCACACGCAACCCCAGCACGCTGCTCGTCTCCAACGGAGACAACGTCGGCGGCAGCGCCTACATCTCCTCCGTACTCGACGACCAGCCCACCATCGACGTCCTCAACGCCATCGGCCTGGACGTCACCAGCGCCGGCAACCACGAGTTCGACAAGGGAATCACGGACCTCGCCGACCGCCTACTGCCCGCCTTCAGCGCCCCGGTCCTGTCCGCCAACGTCACCGGCAATGCGGCCCTGACCGCCGAGGGCTCCGGCAACGGCGCCTGGGTCACCGAGGTCGACGGCGTCAGGGTCGGCTTCATCGGCGTCGTCACTGAGGAGCTGCCCAGCCTGGTGTCCAAGTCCGCGCTCGAGGGCCTCACGGTCTTAGACGCGACCGCCACCGCCAACGCGCGCGCCCGGGAGCTCAAGGACGGTGACGCCGCCAACGGCGAGGCCGACGTCGTCGTGGTCCTGGCCCACGAGGACGCCGCCATCTACGGCAACCAGTTCAACGGTGCCGTCGACGCCGTCGTCGCCGGCCACACCCACGTGCCCTTCGCCGACGTCGTCAAGTCGACCGACGGTACGGACATCGCCGTCGTCCAGCCCGACCACTACGGCCTCAAGCTCGGCGAGATCACCCTGACGGTGACCACCGCCGCGGACGGCACCAAGGGCGTCACCGCCGCCACCGCCCGCAACCTCGACCTGGCGGAGTCCGACTGCACCACCGACGCCTACGGCGTGGCCGGGATCGTCGCCAAGGCGAAGGCGGACTCGGAGGCGGCGGGCAATGAGGTCATCGCCACCCTCGACTCGAACTTCTACCGCGGTACCAACGACGGCACGGACTACGGCGCCAACCGCTCCACCGAGTCCACCGCCTCCAACCTCATCGCCACGTCCTTCGCCGCCTGGCTGGCCGAGGACATCCAGCCGGCCACCGACTACGCGATCGGGCTGATGAACCCCGGCGGCGTGCGCGCCGACTACCTCGCCGGCGAGCTCACCGCGGGGGAGGCCTACATGGTGCAGCCCTTCGGCAACGAGATGGCCTACGCGACCTACACGGGCGCCGAGGTCAAGCAGGTCCTCGCCGAGCAGTTCCAGCCGACGACGACGCGCGCCGCCCTCATGCTCGGGGTGTCGGACAACGTCGAGGTCTACCTCGACCAGGACGCCGCCGACCAGCTCGAGGACTACTTCACGCAGATCTCCACCGCCCCCTCCGAGGAGGAGAGGAACGCGCTCCTGACGAGCCTCGCCGACGACATCGCCGACGCCCGCTCCCGGGTCATCGACGCCGTCTACATCGACGGGAAGCTGCTCGACGACGCCGCGAGCGTCACCGTCGCCTCCAACACCTTCCTCCTGGCCGGCGGCGACAACTTCGACACCCTCGGTGGCAAGACGATGATCAACACCGGCATCCTCGACCGCACGGTCACCTCCGAGTACCTGGTGCGCATCTCCCCGGCCACCGCCTCCTACGACAAGCACCAGGTCGGCACCTCCCTCGCCGTCGACGGCGACACCGTGACGGCCCGCTTCACCGGCCTGAGCTATTCGGCCACCGCCGAGCAGGGCGTGGGTGACGCCGCCACCTCGATCGCCGCCACCGTCGCCATGGCCGACGGCACCACCCGCACACTGGCGACGAGCGACATCGACCAGTCGGTCACCCCGGGCCTGCCCGAGACCGGCCAGGCGACCCTCGCCTTCACGCTCCCCGACGGCGTCGCCACCCAGGACTGCACGGTCGACGGCGTGAGCACCACGTGCGCAACCGTCTCCTTCGCCGTCACCGGCGCCGACGGCACCACCCGGACGCTCGCCATCACCGCCCAGGTCACGCGCCCGGTCCCAGGGGAGACGACGGCGCCGACACCCACCGCGACGGCGGGCGCGTCGGCAGGGGCGGGACCCGGTGCGGCGGGGACGCCCACCGCATCCCCGGTCGCGCCTGGGACGTCCGCGCCGCACCGCGGCTCGAACGGCGGCCTGGCCCGCACCGGCGCCCCGATCGTCCTCGGGGTGCTCGCCCTCGGGCTGATGGGTGGAGGCGCCCTGCTGACCGCCCGTCGACGCGACTAG